Within Mycobacteriales bacterium, the genomic segment CTACCGATCGATACCCGCGGTATGCGGCCTGAAGAACGGCGTCTTTGACCCGGAGCACAGCCTGGCTGTGCATCGGCTCGCGCCGGAGATGGTGGTCTGGGAGGCGATGGACGAGGCCGGGATCCGGCTCGGCATCCCCCACCCTGGCGCCCTCGGAGCAGCGCTCTACCTCTATGAGACGCCAGACCAGCTGCTGTACCGGGAGCACCGACAGCTACTTCTGGAAGGTGACTTCGAGCTGGCGACGAAGTTCGCGGAGGAGTCGGGTCTGCTCGCGATACGAGCGGCCACCAAACGGTTCCAGGCCCATCCGGCGCGACCCGATGCGTTCACGCATTGGGGGGCCGGTTTCAAGTTCGGGGCGTCCCTGCTCGGTCTTCCGACCGGCAGCTTCAGCCACCGTCCACCGCAGACCGCATTTCCGGACGAGCTCGGCGAGCCACTACGCGATGCCTACACCGCGGCAGGCTTCATCCCCGCATAAGCTCCGGCCCCGACGCTAGATGCCGACCAGCGCCGACGAGCCCACCATCGACCCGCAGATCGCAACCTGAGATGAAGCCGGCTGCGCTCGAGCAAAGAAAGGCCGCGGCGTTCGCGATGTCCGCGGCCTGCCCGGGTAGCGCCCCCGCGCCGGCCCGCTTGACCGGCGTGAAGTCGATCATCAGCTTCATGATCTCCTGATGCTCGAGCTCATGGCGGCCCATCGGCGTATCAATCAGACCAGGCGAGATCGACACCAGTCGCCCGCCGCGCCGACCCCAATCAAGGGAGAGCCGCTCACACAGCCGCATGACGCCACGCTTCGCCAGGACGTACCCGGTATCCGGGTCAATCTCCCCGCCGAGCGCTCGGTCGACGTCGTCCAGAAACGTCCGCGCCAGCGGCTCGTCGAGGAGGGCATCGGCGGCCAACCCTGCGTCGCTGTAGCCGGCGATCGATCCGATGCAGACAGCGGCGCTGCCTACGCCGACGAGCGGGTCGAGCGCCGCGATGACTCGCGCGGTCCCGACCAGATCGACGTCGAGGACCTGGCGTCCGCTCGCCATCGTTGGAGAGATCCCCGCAGTGTGCACCAATGACCTGAAGGGACCCAGGGACCTGATCGTCGCGGCCAGCTCATCGACGTCGGCTTGTCTGGTGACGTCGCAGACGAGGGTGTGCACCGGGGCGCCGGTTGCCTTCAACTCACGCGCTGCAGCGGCTAGATCGGCTGCGCGGACGTCGACCAGAACCACTGCGTCAGCGTCGGAGAGCTTGCGCGCGCAGGCAATGCCCATCGCGCCCGCCCCACCGGTGATGACGACGACGCCGTCAGCCATGTGTGCTCCCCTTCATCGCGCCAGCACTGGCATCGGTTGGATCATGCCTGAGTTGTCCGAGGTCGGCTGCGCGGAAGACCGAGGCGCTGCTCGGCGATCAAGCTCCTCAAAACCTCGCTCGAGCCGCCGTAGATGGTGCTGGCGACAGCGCTTCGAAAGTGGTACTCGAACGATCCGCCCGACACGGCTTCGTCGTCTGACCACGCGATCATCGCGGCGGGCCCGACCATGTCGATGACGGCCGCTGCCCATGCGACGTAGCTCTCCGGTCCGAACAGCGCCGCATGCGGTCCAGGCTTGCCGCCGATCTGCTCGATGAACGCCACCCGGTGTCCGAGCAGCTCAGCCACCTCGGCATCGATCGCGAACCGGGCCAGTCGTTCGCGGACCGCAGGCGAGTCGATCATTCGGCGACCGGAGCGGTCTGGGGTCTGCGCCCAGGCAAGCGCAGTGTTGAACAGCTGCGTGGTTTTCGACGCAGGCGCGATGTTCTGCTCGGCCTCAAGCGCGACGCGCATCACGCGCAGGCCGTCGTTGACGTCGCCGACCCGATAGAAGTCACTGACCCGCACGTCTTTGTAGAAGACGATGTTGGTTCGCTCGTATCCCATCGTCCGCACGGCTTGGCGCTCGATTCCCGGGGTGTCCATCGGCACCAAGAACATGGTCAGGCCACGTGGGCCATGCGACTCAGGATCGGTCCTAGTCAGCAGGAAGCAGAAGTCGGCGAGGTGGGCGAAGGTGGTGAACATCTTCTGGCCGTTGATCACCCAGCTATCACCGTCGGCGACTGCCTTGGTGCGGCACGCGAAGACGTCGGAGCCACCTTCGGGCTCGGTGTAGCCGAGGCAGATCAGCGTCTCGCCCGCGGCAACGCCCGGAAGAATCCGCTGCTTGAGCGGCTCCGACGCGAGCGCCCGGATCGCGTTCGCAGGAAGCATCGTGGTGCCTTGACCGATGGTAGGACCGCCCGCGAGCCGAATGGTCGCCGCGATGATGCTGGCCTCGAAGCCGTCGAGTCCCGCGCCGCCCTCGGCCACCGGCCAAGTCGCCGCGATCCAGCCGCGTTGGCCGAGCGCACGCAGGAGGGGCCGGCTGACGCCATCCCCCGTGGCGAGCTCCTCACGAATCATGTCGTCGGTGACATGCTCGGCAACGAACGCCTCAGCTTCGGCGCGGATCGCGGACCAGTTCTCGGGCTCGGCGAAGTCCATCAACTCACGTCCCCTGCCATGTCGGCGAGCACGGGTCCGAACCGTCGGTCGGCGAGGCCGTGGAGCTCGAGCTGAGGGTCGGCAAAGATGGTTTGCCATGCCTTTGATCGCCGGAAGTACAGCTGGATGTCGTACTCCGCCATGAACCCGTAGCCACCGTGGATGTGAAGACTGTGCTGTGCCGCGAAGCACGCGGTCTGCCCGGCGAAGATGAAGGCCATCGATGCCAGCGATGGTGCGGTCGCATGCCGCGAAGCGGCCGCCCAGCATGCCTTCCAGGTCAGTAGCTGCGCTCCGTCTGTGGCAACGATCGCGTCCGCCAGTGGATGCGCGACGGCCTGGTAGCCGCCGATCGGCAGTCCGAACGCGCGGCGCACGCGTGCGTACGCCGCACCGATCTCGATCGCCTCGAAGGACAGCCCGACGAGCAGCGCCGATCGCAGGATCCGAACTTCGTCACAGGCGACGTCGAATGACTGTCGCGCCCGCGAGCCGACAGCCAGCTCGGTGACCTCGGTCGCATCGTGCCATCGCGCCATCGGCAGCGAGCCGGCGTTCGTCAAGTGCCTGACGACGGCGGGGCGAGCGAGGACGACGAGGCGCTCACCGTCGAGTGCGATGACGTAGTCGGCGACCGCGCCGTCCGCGAGAATTTGATCCGCCAGGGACGCGGTGCCGGTGGCGAGCGACACCAACTTGGCGCCGCTCATCGACTCCTCGAGGAGGTCTCGCGCTTCGAACTCGGCGAGCAGGCGAACGGAGGCCAGCACCTCGGCGATCGGAATGGAGGCGAGCCGGCGACCGGCCTCCTCAGCAAGCAGAACGAGCTCGAGAAGGCCGGCGCCCGCACCGCCCAGACCTTCCGGGACCGCGATGCCGAGAGCGCCGGTGCCGATCAGCTGTGCCCATAGCGCGGGGTCGTAGCCGAGCGGCTCGGCGGCTCGGATCCGCTCCGGCGTCGACTCGTTGGCGAACAGATCGGCGAAGAGCTCCCGCACCGCCATCTGCTCGGCGCTGAGGTCGAGGTTCACGTGATGACCGCTTTGTCCTTCAAGGCGAGCAGTTCGTCCCATGTCAGCCCGAGATCGAGAAACACCGCCTCGGTGTGTTCGCCGAGCTCGGGAGCACGGTCGGCGGTCGGCGGTCGCTCGTCGAACTGAACCGGGTTGCATACGAGCTCGAAGTCGGCGCCGCCGGCGCTGGTCACGGTGCGGATCATGCCGTTGGCGTGGACCTGCGGGTCGTCGTGCACCTCGATCGGCAGCTGATACACCGCCCACGGGCCTTCTTGGTCCTCGAGCAGCCCCACGCACTCGTCGAGAGTGCGCGCTGCGAACTCGGCATCGAGCTCCGCGACGCACGCCGCGCTGTTCTCCCAGCGCGACTTGGCGTCGACGAACCGCGGGTCGCTGACCAGTTCCGTGCGGCCGAACGCCTCGCACAGCCGCGACCAGTACCGGTCGGACTCGAGCATGACGAGCTGCAGGGTCCGGTCGTCCTTTGTCTTATAAGCGCTGACGATCGGATTGGACACCTTGGAGCGGTCCGGGCGGGGCAGCTCGCCGGTGACCCCATTGATCTTCGCCAGCACAATGTGCGGCGAGATGTTCCACAGCCCGTAGGACAGCAGCGAGACGTCGACGACCGACGGCTCCCCGGTCGTTGCCCGAGCAAACAGCGCCGCGGCGACGCCGCCGGCGATCGTCTGCGCGCCGGCAAGGTCACCGAACGCGATCGGCTGTGCGCGCGGGTACTCATCGCCCCGGCTGACGACCGCGCCGATCCCGGTCCGCGCCCAGAACGACGTGGCGTCATACCCACCGCGCTCCGCGTCCGGGCCGCGCACACCATTGCCGCTTCCCCGGACGTAGATCAGGTTCGGATTGACCGCCCGCAGATCCTCGACGTCGAGACCGAGCCGCCGCCGGGCGGCCGGAAGGAAGTTGGTGAGAAAGACGTCTGCCCCCGCGACGAGGCGAAGGAGAAGCTCCCGACCCTCGTCCGAGGCGAGGTCCAGACCCACGCTGCGCTTGCCGCGGTTGGGGATCTCCATCATGAAGTCAACGCCCTTGGTGGAGACCATCCCCCCGGCGGACAGCCCGCGCTGCGGATCGCCGTGCAGCGGGTGCTCGATCTTGATGACGTCCGCGCCCCACTCGGCAAGCACGGCGCCGGCGGCCGGAACGAACGTCCACGCCGCTACCTCGATGACACGAACGCCAGCGAGCGGCCGATACGTCACCGGTCCCACGTCTCCTTCGGAGCCAGCGGGCCCGCTTGACCCCTTCGCAGGGCAGGAGAATAATGTTCTTGCCTGAGTACAGTCAAGGACTACTCAGCATGCAGTGGGATGCGACTTACGCCGCCGCGAGGCCTGCCTGAGGGAGCACGTTGCCGCAGAACCTGCTGGAGTTCGACCCGTTCTCTGAGACGTTCTTCGACGACCCGTACGAGGTCTATGCGGACCTTCGGGACAACGCTCCGCTCTACTTCAACGAGCAGTACGAGTTCTACGCATTGTCGAGGTACCACGATGTGGTGGCCGCGCATGGTGACACCGACCGGCTGCGCAGCTCATACGGCGTGACCCTCGACATGCTGATGGCCAAGCAGCAGGTCGACCTGAACATGCTGATCCTGATGGATCCGCCGAGGCACACCCAGCAACGACAGCTGGTCAGTCAGGTCTTCAAACGACGCAACGTCGCGAACCTCGAGCCGCTCGTCACCCAAACCGTGATCGACTTCGTCGATGATCTCGATGGTCGCAACAGCTTCGACCTCGTCGCTGACTTCGCGGCGTTGTTCCCGGTCGAGGTGATCTCCGCGATGCTCGGTGTGCCGAAAGCAGATCGGCAGCTGGTGCGTCA encodes:
- a CDS encoding SDR family oxidoreductase gives rise to the protein MADGVVVITGGAGAMGIACARKLSDADAVVLVDVRAADLAAAARELKATGAPVHTLVCDVTRQADVDELAATIRSLGPFRSLVHTAGISPTMASGRQVLDVDLVGTARVIAALDPLVGVGSAAVCIGSIAGYSDAGLAADALLDEPLARTFLDDVDRALGGEIDPDTGYVLAKRGVMRLCERLSLDWGRRGGRLVSISPGLIDTPMGRHELEHQEIMKLMIDFTPVKRAGAGALPGQAADIANAAAFLCSSAAGFISGCDLRVDGGLVGAGRHLASGPELMRG
- a CDS encoding acyl-CoA dehydrogenase family protein, with amino-acid sequence MDFAEPENWSAIRAEAEAFVAEHVTDDMIREELATGDGVSRPLLRALGQRGWIAATWPVAEGGAGLDGFEASIIAATIRLAGGPTIGQGTTMLPANAIRALASEPLKQRILPGVAAGETLICLGYTEPEGGSDVFACRTKAVADGDSWVINGQKMFTTFAHLADFCFLLTRTDPESHGPRGLTMFLVPMDTPGIERQAVRTMGYERTNIVFYKDVRVSDFYRVGDVNDGLRVMRVALEAEQNIAPASKTTQLFNTALAWAQTPDRSGRRMIDSPAVRERLARFAIDAEVAELLGHRVAFIEQIGGKPGPHAALFGPESYVAWAAAVIDMVGPAAMIAWSDDEAVSGGSFEYHFRSAVASTIYGGSSEVLRSLIAEQRLGLPRSRPRTTQA
- a CDS encoding acyl-CoA dehydrogenase family protein — translated: MNLDLSAEQMAVRELFADLFANESTPERIRAAEPLGYDPALWAQLIGTGALGIAVPEGLGGAGAGLLELVLLAEEAGRRLASIPIAEVLASVRLLAEFEARDLLEESMSGAKLVSLATGTASLADQILADGAVADYVIALDGERLVVLARPAVVRHLTNAGSLPMARWHDATEVTELAVGSRARQSFDVACDEVRILRSALLVGLSFEAIEIGAAYARVRRAFGLPIGGYQAVAHPLADAIVATDGAQLLTWKACWAAASRHATAPSLASMAFIFAGQTACFAAQHSLHIHGGYGFMAEYDIQLYFRRSKAWQTIFADPQLELHGLADRRFGPVLADMAGDVS
- a CDS encoding CoA transferase: MTYRPLAGVRVIEVAAWTFVPAAGAVLAEWGADVIKIEHPLHGDPQRGLSAGGMVSTKGVDFMMEIPNRGKRSVGLDLASDEGRELLLRLVAGADVFLTNFLPAARRRLGLDVEDLRAVNPNLIYVRGSGNGVRGPDAERGGYDATSFWARTGIGAVVSRGDEYPRAQPIAFGDLAGAQTIAGGVAAALFARATTGEPSVVDVSLLSYGLWNISPHIVLAKINGVTGELPRPDRSKVSNPIVSAYKTKDDRTLQLVMLESDRYWSRLCEAFGRTELVSDPRFVDAKSRWENSAACVAELDAEFAARTLDECVGLLEDQEGPWAVYQLPIEVHDDPQVHANGMIRTVTSAGGADFELVCNPVQFDERPPTADRAPELGEHTEAVFLDLGLTWDELLALKDKAVIT